Below is a genomic region from Fodinibius saliphilus.
AAAGTTTTTTCATGCTGGTGCAATATTTTTGCCTTGCTTGCAATGATTTTTACCAGCTAACGTATTAAGGGTCAGCTGCCGACTACAGCTACAATACTGCCTTTGCGTTCGAATAAAAGTGTTAATGATTAACCCCATTTACTATGGAATCAACTACAATAGCCAAAGATACAGATGCCGATATTAGTGAAAATTTCCCGCTATTTGGCAAGCTGCAAAATTATGAACATGAACAAATTGTCATTTGCTCTGAACCCAGCTTAGGGCTCAAAGCCATTATCGCTGTTCATGATACTACCCTTGGCCCTGCTCTCGGCGGCGTTCGCATGTGGCCCTATAACAATGAACAGGAAGCGATCCGCGATGTACTTCGACTTTCTCGCGGTATGACCTATAAAGCAGCTATCTCGGGACTTAATCTCGGCGGGGGAAAAGCCGTTATTATCGGGGATCCCCGAAAAGAAAAAAATGAAAGCCTTTTTCGTGCTTTCGGTCGCTATGTTGACAGTCTCGGGGGACGCTATATCACGGCGGAAGACGTTGGTATCAACGTACAGAATATGGAGTGGGTACGTATGGAAACTAAATATGTGTCGGGGCTTCCTAAATCAATTGGGGGAAGCGGCGACCCCTCTCCTGTTACAGCCTATGGGGTATATCAGGGAATGAAGGCGAGTGCACAAAAGGCATATGGCTCTGACTCACTCGAAGGTAAAAGAATTGCTATTCAAGGTGCAGGCCATGTAAGCTCTCATCTAGCAAATTTCCTCAGCAAAGAGGGTGCAGAACTTTTCATCTGCGATATCTACGAAGATAAAGTTAATGCTGTGGCCGAAGAAACCGGTGCTGAAGTAGTAGATCCGGATGCTATCTATGGACTGGATGTGGATATCTTCAGTCCCTGTGCACTGGGCGGTGTAGTTAATGATGATACTATGGATCAATTTAAGTGTGATATCATTGCCGGCGCTGCGAATAATGTGCTTGATGATGAAGATAAACACGGCAAGATGCTGCTCGAAAATGATATTCTCTATGCTCCCGACTATGTTATCAATGCGGGTGGACTTATTAATGTAGCTAGCGAACTTGAAGGCTATAACGAAGAACGAGCCCACAAACAGGCATCTAAAATTTATGATACTATTTTGGACATCCTGAACTATTCCGAGGATAACGAAACGCCTACTTTTGTAGCTTCCAACATCCTTGCTGAAAAACGCATTAATAATGTGGGACAGATCCACAACATCTACACTTCTGACAGTAAGTTTTCGGGCCATATAGGAGAACTCTACAAGAACAATGTGTAGTAAATTCTATTAGTCATATATCTAAAGGCGGTCCAAATTTTTGGACCGCCTTTTTTGTTGCACATACCTATTTAAAGCGAGATATTTATTCACCTATGATTTCTAAAGACGATTTTATTACCAAAGACC
It encodes:
- a CDS encoding Glu/Leu/Phe/Val dehydrogenase dimerization domain-containing protein; translated protein: MESTTIAKDTDADISENFPLFGKLQNYEHEQIVICSEPSLGLKAIIAVHDTTLGPALGGVRMWPYNNEQEAIRDVLRLSRGMTYKAAISGLNLGGGKAVIIGDPRKEKNESLFRAFGRYVDSLGGRYITAEDVGINVQNMEWVRMETKYVSGLPKSIGGSGDPSPVTAYGVYQGMKASAQKAYGSDSLEGKRIAIQGAGHVSSHLANFLSKEGAELFICDIYEDKVNAVAEETGAEVVDPDAIYGLDVDIFSPCALGGVVNDDTMDQFKCDIIAGAANNVLDDEDKHGKMLLENDILYAPDYVINAGGLINVASELEGYNEERAHKQASKIYDTILDILNYSEDNETPTFVASNILAEKRINNVGQIHNIYTSDSKFSGHIGELYKNNV